Below is a window of Rubinisphaera margarita DNA.
CAATCACCCCGCCGTCCCGCGTACTGGCGCGATAGTGGACGGTCACAGTGTCGTTCGGTGCAGCAGAAATCGTCATAAGAGAGAGATCCTCGGATCGACGGCGGCTGGCCAGGCCAGATGGAATCAGCAGTTCACAGAGCCTGCGATTCCTGTTCCCCGGAGCCGTTGCGATGCGACGGGGCCGGTTGATTCGGGCTTCGTGACTCGTGATAATCCGATGGTCCCGGTTGTAACGGTTCTGCGACTCATCGGCTGCTGGAATAGATGGATTCTACCGCTTCAAATCCTGTTATTTTAGTGAAAACAGGAAAACCGAATCGCTTATCACTGTGAGGCATGTCATCATCAAAATGGAGCGGCAGTTGACTTTCGGCATCACGAAAAGCGACCGCTTGCTCTTCGTTGTCAATCGGCAACAGGCTCGGGTCGATGAATGAAAATCGCAACGGCCTGGATTCGACTTCTTGAGAGATTCCAGGAACCAGAATCGGCCAGACAGCCTGTTTTCAAGGCCAACGAGGCAATCCACCGGAGTAGATTCGATCGCCAGTCGATGTTCGGCGCGGCAATTGCTTCTCCTGAGATTGCCCGGTTTCGCTATCGGAAAAACTACGTTCTATAAAGACCGGCGGGCGGCATGGAGACCCCACGAAACTATTCTGACTGACACCGGAACGGAGTCCACACGAGTTCATCCAACTCGGGGAAGATGATCGTATGTCGTTGAAGTTGACCGCAGACTCGTATCTGGCAGGCGTGCGGGCCAGCGGGCTCGTTGATGCCACGCTGCTCGACAGCACGCTGGCCGAATTGAAGCGTCACGGTCGCAGGCTCGACGACGCCAACGATATCTCCAATGAACTGCTCAAACGCGGACTGATCACCGACTGGCAGGCCGAGAAGCTCCTCCAGGGCCGCCATAAAGGGTTCGTGCTCGGCCGCTACAAACTGATGAACCTCCTCGGCCGTGGTGAAATGAGTGCCGTCTATCTGGCCGAACACATCGCCATGCAGCGGCGCTGTGCCATCAAAGTGCTGCCGGCCAACCGTGTCAAAGACACCTCCTACCTCGGCCGCTTCCAGCGGGAAGCCCGCGCCGTGGCTGCTCTCGATCATCCCAATATCGTTCGCGCTTACGATGTCGATCAGCAGAACGAAGGGGGAGCCGAGATTCACTTCCTGGTCATGGAATACGTGAACGGCGACAGCGTCGAGAACATCGTGAAATCCAAAGGTCCGATGGGCTTCATTGAAATTGCGGACGTCGTCCGTCAGGCCGCTGAAGGACTCGCACATGCCCACGACGCCGGACTCGTGCACCGCGACATTAAACCGGGCAACCTGCTCGTCACGCGGCAGGGCACCGTCAAGCTGCTCGATCTCGGCCTGGCCCGGTTCTTCAAGGAAGACGGCGAAGAGTCGTTGACAATCAAGCACGATGAAAAAGTGCTCGGCACGGCCGACTATCTGGCTCCCGAACAGGCCGTCGACAGTCATAATGTCGATCAGCGGGGCGATATCTACAGCCTGGGATGCACGTTCTACTTCGCGTTGACAGGACACCCGCCGTTCACGGACGGCACACTGGTGCAGCGACTGCTGGCTCATCAGACGCGTCAGCCGCCGTCGATCAAAGTTGATCGTCCCGATGTTCCGGAGAGTCTGCTGGCGATCGTTGAAAAGATGATGGCCAAAAAGCGGGAAGACCGATATCAGTCCGCTCGCGAACTGGCCGATGCGCTCACTCGCTGGCTGGGCGATCACGGCTCCGAAGACTGGAAGCGAAAGAACATTCACTTAATCAGCATGCTCTATGGCACCGAACGGGCTCAGAGCGTGGTCGGCGGCCCGGCAAAACCGGCTCCGTCAACAGAGGCTCCCAGCGAAGCCGTCCGACGTCGCAACAATGTGCGGCCCGGAGAACGCTATCTCGATCCCTCTGCGAAGTCCTCGCCTTCGGCTGCCAACCGGGGTGAACGACGTCCTCCCGCCGGTCAACAGCGGCGGAGACGACCTGTCCCCGCGGAAGGGTCCGTCGCGGGGCGAAACCCGGCTCACACCGCCAAGCGGCAACTCGCAGAAGCGCAGGCGGCTCAAAACGACAATCAGAAGATTCTGATTCTGGTCGCTTTGCTGGTTCTGGTGGCCGCAATCACTGCCGGCATCACTTACGCAATCGTTACGGTCACGTCGGCAGCTTCACAGTCTGCACCGGTTGAGCCGGTTGCACCGGCCGACGATTCCGAGAACTTGCCGGAAGAGTAAGATTTGCCTCAATCGGCTTGCCCGTCGACCCGTTTCGGGCTTCAATTGCGTCATCAGACGTGATGCAAAACGGCAACATCAATCGCAGGGTGTTGGCGAGAAACCACTTGGCTGCCGGGCGACTGGTCAGTCCTTTGCCTTGTCGGAGCCGGGTTCAACGGAGCGTGTTGCGAACGATCCCTGAACTGAGTGCGGCTGCGGCACATGCGGCGTTGCGACCCGCGGGACAGCGAGGAAAACCGGACGTACGCAAGAACGACCCGTGTCTTCGGACACGCGGTCGTTTTTTTTGCGCTGCCGACCCCCGCGCATCGTGACAGACAAGGATGCTCGTACACTGCCTATCGTAGAAACTCTACGAGCGATCCGACGATCAAGTGCCATTCGAGAAATGGTTCCGCTCGCTTCACGAAAATGCTGCTGCGAAAGTGACGGCGGCCATCAGGAGGATGGAGAAGCAATCGAAGCGATCGTCGGCGGAGAGGTTGAACTTTCAGAAGCCCTGCTCCGCGACTACATCAACGCCACAGTGGGTTTCAAAAGCGTTGGCACAGCAATAAATAAATCTCCGAAAAGTATCATGTGAATGCTCAGCCGCGATGGAAATCCGAACGTCAACAACCTCTTCAGCGTGACGAGGTTGTTGCAGGACGATGCGGGAGTGGAGTTTAAGGTGGTAGCCGCGAAGGCTAAGGGGAGGAAGACGAACGCTGGGTTTGATCGCGGAGTCGTTTTCAGAATCCTCGTCAGGCGGTGCCTGACCTACGAGACTGACCTGCGGGACTCGGTTCAATAGAAGTCGTAGTAGATCTTCCATTCGGCGGTGTGTGGATTTCGGTAGAACTGCAGAGAGCCGCCGTCGACGACGTTCAGATTGATTTTTGAATCAGACGAGATCTGGAAAGCGAATTCAAATCCATCGCCGGGATCAATGCCCGATTGACAAAAGGACGGGTAGCCTCCGACCTTATGCACATAATGGTGCTCGCCCAGATCGTAGTAATCATTGATCTCACCGCTGGCTTCCAGAGCGAGAATTTCATCGCTCATCTCCTCGGTTAGCCCTCCTCCATCCCAACAGGGCCATTCGTCATCGATCCGCTGAAATGAAACGGGGAATGGGTTAAGGAATGATCGGGGCGATGGCCAATCTCGTTGAACAAGATCTGCCATGTTCGAGTATTCGCGAACGATCCACTTTTCGCCCATCGGCTCGAATTCGTCTGGAAGCGAAGTTCCGATGAAGACGGTTACCAGTGCAACGCCTTCAAGACATGCAGGCACGAAGGGTAACGATGCCAGGCAGATTTGCGCAAGCGGAAGTAAGGGATCGCCCACCGAGTTAACGGGCATCTCTTCATCCGGACCAGACAGGAACACTCGACCAAGCCAACTCTCCGTCGGCTCGCCAGTCGGCCTGAAACCACCAGCAGTAAGTTTGACGGCGGATTTCGCCAGGCGGGAACGTATCTCTTCGGGAGTCATGATCTACCTGCTCGACAAACTCGAAATACACCACCAAAATTGAATATGGACCACACTGAGATTCTAATGATTCTTCAAGCAGAGGGGGCCCGCAGAATCCCCGCCGATCAGCATTGTAGACGAGGCTCCCTCCTGCCGTACATAACAGAAAAAACCGGAGCCCGGCGGTGTTGCCGAACTCCGGTTTGGAATTCCGGCGGGATGGCCCGGAGGTTTACCTCCGGGTTGCGCCAGCAACAAGCAGTTGCCCATTGAGGCCGTTGGCTTGAAGGAACTCGAGCGTTCGAAAGACGTCTTTACCATCTCAGGTTGAGGTCAGCGACGTTCTGTTGTCGAGGCCCCGAATGACGTCGAGACTCGCCCGACTGTTCACGGAGATGGAGAACAGAGATACTGCATTCTCGCTCGCCGCGTTGCAGCATACGGGGCTTCCGAAAATCACTTCGGAGCCGAGGGGACGATTGCTGCGAGCGCGGGAAGGTTGTGAGTATTGCAGTTCACTCGGCGGCTGCGGTCGTTGAGAAAGGGGATCCCATGGCAGGCAAACTGACCGTCGACGATGTTGACTCATTCATGCGGCGTTTCAAACTGCTCATCGGCGGCATCATCGTGCTGTTCTTTCTTCCGCTGGTTATCTATGCCTTTTATCTCGACCAGCGGCTGGACAAGTTCGAAGCGACGCTCCGCCCGAGTCCGCCGCAGGAGCTGGAAGTCGGTGAACTGGCTCGGGGAGATCTGTTTCATGTCGCCACCAATCCGGTGGAAGGGCAGATCGTGTACGTGCCGGCTTACTCGCACGTTTATCACGGCGACGGCAAACCGCATTTGCTGACGATCACGCTCAGCGTTCGCAACACCAGCATGGAGAGTGAAATCGTCGTCCGGTCGATCCGGTATTTCGACACCAAAGGTGTTGAGGTCCGCTCCTATCTGGAGAAACCCGTTCGGCTGCCGCCTCTCGGGACAACGGAACTGGTTGTCGAACGGGACGACGCCTCCGGCGGCAGCGGAGCGAACTTCATCGTCGAATGGTACGCCGACAAACCAGTGACCGAGCCGATCATCGAAGCGGTGATGATCGACACCGGTTCTCAGCAGGGCATTTCCTTCGTCCGCCGCGGTTTCGTGATTGGCGAAGCTGCTTCCGATGAAGAAAGCAACGATGATTGATCCGGCAATCGCCGGGTACAGATGAGTTTGCTGGCCTTCATAGAATCTTCCAGCAGGATCTGTAAGCTCTCTGAGAAGGACAGCCGGAACCCGCAAACGTGGAGTGCTTTTCATCTGATCTTCGGGAGACGAGTCATGTCGTTGCCAGAGAGCGTCAATCCGTCGGTGGAAACAACTATGGCCAGCGCAGCAGCCGGGCGGTTTCGAATCGATGAGCTGGGCAGGCGGTGGAGCTGGTTCGTCGGCCTGGGTGTGGTGACGCTGATTTTCGGAGCGATCATCATCACCTATTCGATCGTCGCCACACTGGCGATGGTGATCGTTCTGGGTGTCCTGATGCTGGCCGCCGGGGTGCTGGAAGCGGCTCTCGCGTTCCTGGTCAAGAACTGGGAAGGGTTCTTTCTTTCCCTGTTGATGGGCCTTCTGTATGCGGTCGGAGGACTGGTTCTGGTTGCCAACCCAGCCGCCTCGGCTGCCGCGTTCACGCTTGTGATCGCGCTTATGCTGATCTTCGGCGGCGTCTTCCGAATCCTCGTCGCCAGCGCCGATCGGTTCCCCAACTGGACCTGGCTCCTGATGCACGGCGTCCTTTCCGTGCTGCTTGGCGTGCTGATCTGGAGCAAGTGGCCCGCGTCGGGGCTCTGGGTAATCGGTCTGTTCATCGGGATCGATATGATCGTGAATGGCTGGACGCTCATCATGCTCGGAATGGCCGCCAAAAAGGTGCACCAGTCCGCAGTCGAGATTCAGAATCGACTGAGCTGAGTCCGCTTCACGATCCGGGAAAACCGCCGGTTACGGCAGTTGATCCGGAAGCGGGCGGAGTTCGAGTTTGCGGACGAACATCTCGGCTCCTTCGGTCTGCAGCAGGATCTTTCCCTGTGACGGCACGACGTCTTCGGCTCGGTTCACGATCACGCCATTGACACGATAGGTCAGCGTGTCGCCGTTGACGAAACACTCGAGGGTCGTCCATTCCTGACCCGGACTCTCAACGTCGTTGGCTCCACGGAAGTTGAGGACGTCTTTCCAGTCCGGATCGCGGCCGGACCAGTTAATCCGTCCGCTGGTGAAGGTTTTCTTCTCTCCGCCGGGTGTCCAGACCGCTTCGCCGTCGCGGTCCAGCGTAACCTCGCTGGTGGCGGAAGCGTGGATCGTCTCACCGTTCTCGTCTTTCCCCTGCAGGACAAGGATGTCGCCGACGCCGCCTTCGATGATCTGACATTCCACCGAGGTCATCCACGGGCCGGGCTGAGT
It encodes the following:
- a CDS encoding serine/threonine protein kinase codes for the protein MSLKLTADSYLAGVRASGLVDATLLDSTLAELKRHGRRLDDANDISNELLKRGLITDWQAEKLLQGRHKGFVLGRYKLMNLLGRGEMSAVYLAEHIAMQRRCAIKVLPANRVKDTSYLGRFQREARAVAALDHPNIVRAYDVDQQNEGGAEIHFLVMEYVNGDSVENIVKSKGPMGFIEIADVVRQAAEGLAHAHDAGLVHRDIKPGNLLVTRQGTVKLLDLGLARFFKEDGEESLTIKHDEKVLGTADYLAPEQAVDSHNVDQRGDIYSLGCTFYFALTGHPPFTDGTLVQRLLAHQTRQPPSIKVDRPDVPESLLAIVEKMMAKKREDRYQSARELADALTRWLGDHGSEDWKRKNIHLISMLYGTERAQSVVGGPAKPAPSTEAPSEAVRRRNNVRPGERYLDPSAKSSPSAANRGERRPPAGQQRRRRPVPAEGSVAGRNPAHTAKRQLAEAQAAQNDNQKILILVALLVLVAAITAGITYAIVTVTSAASQSAPVEPVAPADDSENLPEE
- a CDS encoding DUF1963 domain-containing protein, which translates into the protein MTPEEIRSRLAKSAVKLTAGGFRPTGEPTESWLGRVFLSGPDEEMPVNSVGDPLLPLAQICLASLPFVPACLEGVALVTVFIGTSLPDEFEPMGEKWIVREYSNMADLVQRDWPSPRSFLNPFPVSFQRIDDEWPCWDGGGLTEEMSDEILALEASGEINDYYDLGEHHYVHKVGGYPSFCQSGIDPGDGFEFAFQISSDSKINLNVVDGGSLQFYRNPHTAEWKIYYDFY
- a CDS encoding DUF3124 domain-containing protein translates to MSIAVHSAAAVVEKGDPMAGKLTVDDVDSFMRRFKLLIGGIIVLFFLPLVIYAFYLDQRLDKFEATLRPSPPQELEVGELARGDLFHVATNPVEGQIVYVPAYSHVYHGDGKPHLLTITLSVRNTSMESEIVVRSIRYFDTKGVEVRSYLEKPVRLPPLGTTELVVERDDASGGSGANFIVEWYADKPVTEPIIEAVMIDTGSQQGISFVRRGFVIGEAASDEESNDD
- a CDS encoding HdeD family acid-resistance protein, which produces MSLPESVNPSVETTMASAAAGRFRIDELGRRWSWFVGLGVVTLIFGAIIITYSIVATLAMVIVLGVLMLAAGVLEAALAFLVKNWEGFFLSLLMGLLYAVGGLVLVANPAASAAAFTLVIALMLIFGGVFRILVASADRFPNWTWLLMHGVLSVLLGVLIWSKWPASGLWVIGLFIGIDMIVNGWTLIMLGMAAKKVHQSAVEIQNRLS
- a CDS encoding 3-keto-disaccharide hydrolase, whose amino-acid sequence is MIRRLCLSALFAVSLTSLLVNHATAAEPEKKTPAVVPEKTITLVPSKDLKTHWYTWLTDDRHEDPRGVFTLKPDGILRISGDGFGGLITREEYANYYLVMEYRWGTATWRTRKDRARDGGLLLHCQGPDGNFGGSATQPGPWMTSVECQIIEGGVGDILVLQGKDENGETIHASATSEVTLDRDGEAVWTPGGEKKTFTSGRINWSGRDPDWKDVLNFRGANDVESPGQEWTTLECFVNGDTLTYRVNGVIVNRAEDVVPSQGKILLQTEGAEMFVRKLELRPLPDQLP